One stretch of Ficedula albicollis isolate OC2 chromosome 7, FicAlb1.5, whole genome shotgun sequence DNA includes these proteins:
- the DAPL1 gene encoding death-associated protein-like 1 isoform X4 — protein MALRRGVPPGRRPPAAKAGGMRVSKKQENGPVEKNAKPPGKDKSSAIVSFAKPQNMSVLVAEALNKAYYGILYNPVSHSC, from the exons ATGGCGCTGAGGAGGGGTGTCCCGCCGGGCCGGCGCCCTCCCGCAG CTAAGGCTGGAGGTATGAGAGTGtctaaaaagcaagaaaatggaCCTGTTGAGAAAAATGCTAAACCTCCAGGAAAAGACAAGTCAAG TGCTATTGTCAGTTTTGCAAAACCTCAGAACATGAGTGTCTTGGTAGCAGAAGCATTGAACAAA GCATACTACGGGATCCTGTACAATCCTGTATCCCACAGCTGCTAA
- the DAPL1 gene encoding death-associated protein-like 1 isoform X2: MALRRGVPPGRRPPAAKAGGMRVSKKQENGPVEKNAKPPGKDKSSAIVSFAKPQNMSVLVAEALNKMSHKIHAAALQVAHQKPQPTLEKFILPKRIYIIQQPRKC; this comes from the exons ATGGCGCTGAGGAGGGGTGTCCCGCCGGGCCGGCGCCCTCCCGCAG CTAAGGCTGGAGGTATGAGAGTGtctaaaaagcaagaaaatggaCCTGTTGAGAAAAATGCTAAACCTCCAGGAAAAGACAAGTCAAG TGCTATTGTCAGTTTTGCAAAACCTCAGAACATGAGTGTCTTGGTAGCAGAAGCATTGAACAAA ATGAGCCACAAAATCCATGCAGCAGCATTACAAGTGGCTCACCAAAAACCACAGCCTACCTTGGAGAAGTTCATACTACCTAAAAGAATTTACATTATTCAACAGCCACGGAAATGTTAA
- the DAPL1 gene encoding death-associated protein-like 1 isoform X1, with protein sequence MALRRGVPPGRRPPAAKAGGMRVSKKQENGPVEKNAKPPGKDKSSAIVSFAKPQNMSVLVAEALNKDVLAQPVPLHVVCINLQVISSTVTSAWHISPKSPGTLQNQQLE encoded by the exons ATGGCGCTGAGGAGGGGTGTCCCGCCGGGCCGGCGCCCTCCCGCAG CTAAGGCTGGAGGTATGAGAGTGtctaaaaagcaagaaaatggaCCTGTTGAGAAAAATGCTAAACCTCCAGGAAAAGACAAGTCAAG TGCTATTGTCAGTTTTGCAAAACCTCAGAACATGAGTGTCTTGGTAGCAGAAGCATTGAACAAA GATGTACTTGCTCAGCCTGTTCCTCTCCATGTGGTATGCATAAATCTGCAGGTCATTTCAAGCACAGTAACCTCTGCCTGGCATATAAGCCCCAAAAGTCCTG
- the DAPL1 gene encoding death-associated protein-like 1 isoform X3 encodes MALRRGVPPGRRPPAAKAGGMRVSKKQENGPVEKNAKPPGKDKSSAIVSFAKPQNMSVLVAEALNKLLPCVSLGCWCRLTPALWKS; translated from the exons ATGGCGCTGAGGAGGGGTGTCCCGCCGGGCCGGCGCCCTCCCGCAG CTAAGGCTGGAGGTATGAGAGTGtctaaaaagcaagaaaatggaCCTGTTGAGAAAAATGCTAAACCTCCAGGAAAAGACAAGTCAAG TGCTATTGTCAGTTTTGCAAAACCTCAGAACATGAGTGTCTTGGTAGCAGAAGCATTGAACAAA ctcctgccctgtgtcTCATTAGGCTGCTGGTGCAGACTCACACCTGCCCTTTGGAAGAGCTGA